Part of the Vigna angularis cultivar LongXiaoDou No.4 chromosome 1, ASM1680809v1, whole genome shotgun sequence genome, GCCTGTTGCCGAAACTGCACAACGTGTATCAGCATAGGTCCCAGCACCTATGACCGGCGTGTCACCAATTCGGCCAACCATTTTGTTCACTAGTCCACCAGTAGATGTTGCAGAAGCTAAATTTCCATTACCATCAACAGCCACACACCCAACAGTTCCAATTTGACTATCACCATTAGCAATTGCTGTTTCTTTCTTGGTATCGTTTTGGATAGGTTGGGTGTAGTCAATCTACATATATGTGAATCAACATCGTTGGAAGAATAAAAAAGGAACTTTGAGGCGATTAATGTAAGGAAACAACTTATATGTACTTTCTTAAGCATGTTTTAGTAATGTTGTCTGATTAAAATTAGAGCACTCAAgcaatttatattaatatttaatgcAAACCTACATTGTACAaatgattaaaatgaaattacaattcCGACAAGAGGATGAGAATAAAAGCTACATTAGCATCAaagtgtaataaaaaaatactgaaAAGAAATGAGTTTTGATAAGAAAACAAACAGTatgacataaataaaatatatgcagAGTAAATGCATGCTTGCTTTCAAAATTAAGTACCTGGACCCTATTGGCTTCTATTGCCTGCTTTAGCCTTTCAATGTTTTCTGCGGTGATAAAATGGCTTGAATGGAGAGTCTCAACTCCCTGAAGACGAAGGATGATTAATGAGGAAGAAAGACGAGTGTTGTTGAAGTTATAGTAGTAATAAATGACGATGATAAGAAACGGAAAGGAGAGTAACTTGTTGTCTTGCAAATTCCTCTGCTCCATCGAAAGCGAGATAAATGTGAGGCGTCTTCTCCATGACCAATCGAGCGAGAGAGACGGCGTTGACAACCGTAGTGAGGCCGGAAACGGCTCCGCAATTCATAGTGGTGCCGTCCATGATTGAAGCTTCCATTTCGACGGTGCCTTTGGAAGTGAGCACAGATCCCTTCCCCGCGTTGAACTGAGGAATGTTCTCCAACTCCCGAACCTAAACACCCTCCAAGACAAAAAAGAATCAATAAATCACCATACATAAATACGTAATACGTACTTGTGAGGATGATTGATATGATACGTACGACGCGCTCAACCACATCGAGAGGAGGCAGTTTGGCTTTGAGAGCTTCGACGCCGATTTGGAGGCAGTGGCGGAGGGCTTCCTCTCGTGGCTGACGGCGCTCCGGTGCTAGCGAGAGAGGGATGTCGCCGGCGCCACCGTGTAGAGCTATGGCCCAACCCATACGTTGCTGTTGTTTGTTGAGTGTGTCTCTGTTGTGAAGATGACTCGCTCTTAACTACCCACACTAACTCCCATTCTCTGTCAcaccaaaatattatttcatactTTCACGCGTCAAATCTCAAATACGTGTAAACAAGGATAAATATAAACActcaattattataaatataaaaaaagttcataaatcaatatctttcataaaaaattacgataaaaa contains:
- the LOC108331712 gene encoding isoaspartyl peptidase/L-asparaginase, with protein sequence MGWAIALHGGAGDIPLSLAPERRQPREEALRHCLQIGVEALKAKLPPLDVVERVVRELENIPQFNAGKGSVLTSKGTVEMEASIMDGTTMNCGAVSGLTTVVNAVSLARLVMEKTPHIYLAFDGAEEFARQQGVETLHSSHFITAENIERLKQAIEANRVQIDYTQPIQNDTKKETAIANGDSQIGTVGCVAVDGNGNLASATSTGGLVNKMVGRIGDTPVIGAGTYADTRCAVSATGKGEAIIRGTVARDVAALMEFKGLSLEEAATCVVHERTPKGTVGLVAVSAKGEVAMPFNTTGMFRACATEDGYSEISIWPAAKFE